AATGCGACACCGCGCGCCGAGATCGAGCTGCTGCGCACCAACGATCTGCTTCAGATCCAGGAGCCGGTCGAATACGGCGGATCGGGGCTGGACTACGCGCAGGCCTCGCTGGTCGCCAGGCGGATCGCCCGCGGCGACACCTCGATCTCCCACCTGCTCGGCTATCACTTCGCCCAGACCCGGGTCGCCCGGCTGTTCGGCACGCCCGCGCAGGCAGATGCCCAGTCACGTCGCAACGCCACCGAGAAATTATTCTGGGGTGGCATCCAAAACCCGCGTGGCAGTTCGGGATTGGTTTTGACCCGCGACGGAGATGGCTTCCTGCTCAACGGCAGCAGGACCTTTGCCAGCGGCGCGAGCACGGGTGACCAGTTGTCGGTCACCGCATTGCTGGACGGGGCGCAGGTCTTCCTCTCCCTCGACGCCCGCGGAGGGCGGCAGGGTTTCACCTTCCTCGATGACTGGGACAACATCGGCCAGCGCCTGACGGACTCGGGCGGTGTCCGGGTGGTCAACGCGCGCATCGAACATCACGAGGTACTCGGTGAGGAACCGTTCACCGGTGGCACCCTCAGTCCGTACCAGACGCTGATCACCCCGCACTGGCAGTTGGCCTTCGTCAACTTCTACGTGGGCACCGCCGAGGGTGCGCTCACCGAGGCATTGGCTTGGACCAGGGACAAAGCCACACCATGGGAGTCCTCGGGCGTAGACCGCGCCACCGACGATCCGTACATCCTGCAGACCGTCGGCGAGCTGGTCAGTCAGGTACGGGCCGCAGCGCTGTTGGCCGACCGGGCCGGCGAGGCGCTGCAGGAAGCCATCAACATCGGCCCCACACTGACCGAGGACCAGCGCGCCGAGGCCGCGATCGCCGTGTACGAAGCGAAGTATCTGTCCACCGAGGTCGGCTTGCGGACCGCCAGCCGACTGTTCGAGATCCAGGGCGCCCGAGCTACCACCAGTGCCTACGGCTTCGACCGGCATTGGCGCAACCTGCGTACGCACACCTTGCACGACCCGGTCGCATACAAAGCGCGTGAGGTCGGTGACTGGGTGCTCAACCACCGGCACCCCGAGTTCTCGCTCTACCGCTGATGGCCATCACATTGCACTGGTTCCTGCCCACCAACGGAGATTCCCGCAGCGATCTGAGTCTGGGGAACGCCGTCGGTTCGGCAGGCAGCCGCGTCAACCCCTACGGCGCCGACCGCGCGCCGGACCTGGACTACCTGCGTCTGGTGGCTGGAGCGGCGGAGAAACTCGGGTTCACCGGGGCGCTGACCCCCACCAGCAGCTGGTGCGAGGACGCCTGGGTGTTCACCGCCGCGCTCAGCCAGCTCACCACGCAATTCAAGTTTCTGGTGGCCTTCCGTCCGGGGCTGCAGGCACCGACTCTGGTGGCCCAGGCGGCGGCGACCTTCCAGCGGGTCTCGGGGGGCCGGCTGCTGCTCAACGTCGTCACCGGCGGTGACGACGCTGAGCAGCGGCGGTTCGGCGACGACTTGGATAAGACCGCGCGCTACGCCCGCGCCGCCGAGTTCCTGACGGTCTTCCGGCAGCTGTGGGCGGGAGATCCCGTCACATTCCGCGGCGATCACCTCTTCGTCGAAGATGCGACCATCGTGCCCGCATCGACCTGGCCGGAGATTTATCTCGGTGGGTCCTCGGCCGCGGCTATCGACGTGGCCGCCAAGCACGCCGATGTCTACCTGACCTGGGGCGAACCACCAGCACAGGTCGCCGACAAGCTCGATGCGGTTCGCCGGCGGGTCAAGGACGTGGGTTCGGCGC
The window above is part of the Mycolicibacter sp. MU0102 genome. Proteins encoded here:
- a CDS encoding acyl-CoA dehydrogenase family protein, yielding MTVVTERPAASGQTLANVLATADRVAEQLHQTAAERDKANATPRAEIELLRTNDLLQIQEPVEYGGSGLDYAQASLVARRIARGDTSISHLLGYHFAQTRVARLFGTPAQADAQSRRNATEKLFWGGIQNPRGSSGLVLTRDGDGFLLNGSRTFASGASTGDQLSVTALLDGAQVFLSLDARGGRQGFTFLDDWDNIGQRLTDSGGVRVVNARIEHHEVLGEEPFTGGTLSPYQTLITPHWQLAFVNFYVGTAEGALTEALAWTRDKATPWESSGVDRATDDPYILQTVGELVSQVRAAALLADRAGEALQEAINIGPTLTEDQRAEAAIAVYEAKYLSTEVGLRTASRLFEIQGARATTSAYGFDRHWRNLRTHTLHDPVAYKAREVGDWVLNHRHPEFSLYR
- a CDS encoding LLM class flavin-dependent oxidoreductase, whose product is MAITLHWFLPTNGDSRSDLSLGNAVGSAGSRVNPYGADRAPDLDYLRLVAGAAEKLGFTGALTPTSSWCEDAWVFTAALSQLTTQFKFLVAFRPGLQAPTLVAQAAATFQRVSGGRLLLNVVTGGDDAEQRRFGDDLDKTARYARAAEFLTVFRQLWAGDPVTFRGDHLFVEDATIVPASTWPEIYLGGSSAAAIDVAAKHADVYLTWGEPPAQVADKLDAVRRRVKDVGSARAASGELRFGIRLHVISRPTAAEAWAQADRLLAGLRPEQIQRAQQIQQKSGSEGQRRMTELHGGRTDQLEVSPNLWAGVGLVRGGAGTALVGSHEEVADRIEEYYRLGLDEFVLSGYPHLEEAFSFGEGVLPILAERGLLDHPVTSLTT